Proteins co-encoded in one Quercus robur chromosome 8, dhQueRobu3.1, whole genome shotgun sequence genomic window:
- the LOC126695259 gene encoding protein disulfide isomerase-like 2-3: MRKNSRAVVISVFIFIAFNLCEALYGPSSPVLQLNPSNFKSKVLNSNGVVLVEFFAPWCGHCKALTPTWEKAATVLKGVATVAALDADAHQSLAQEYGIKGFPTIKVFAPGKPPVDYQGARDVKPIAEFALKQVKALLKERLDGKATGGSNGKSEPSASVELNSSNFDELVLKSKELWIVEFFAPWCGHCKKLAPEWKKAAGNLKGKVKLGHVDCDAEKSLMSRFNVQGFPTILVFGADKDSPIPYEGARSASAIESFALEQLETNIAPPEVTELTGPDAMEEKCGSVAICFVSFLPDILDSKAEGRNKYIQQLLSVAEKFKRNSYSYVWVAAGKQPDLEKRVGVGGYGYPALVALNVKKGAFAPLKSAFELDHIIEFVREAGLGGKGNLPLDGTPEIVKTEPWDGKDGEIIEEDEFSLEELMGEDAASKDEL, from the exons ATGAGAAAGAATAGCAGAGCCGTGGTCATATCTGTGTTTATTTTCATCGCATTCAATCTCTGTGAAGCACTGTACGGACCCTCTTCTCCAGTTCTTCAGTTAAACCCCTCCAACTTCAAGTCcaag GTTCTGAACTCCAATGGAGTGGTACTGGTTGAGTTCTTTGCACCATGGTGTGGGCACTGTAAGGCTCTAACACCTACATGGGAGAAGGCAGCTACTGTCTTGAAAGGTGTTGCCACTGTGGCAGCGCTCGATGCTGATGCACACCAGTCCCTAGCTCAG GAATATGGGATCAAAGGATTTCCTACCATAAAGGTGTTTGCACCTGGGAAGCCTCCAGTAGATTATCAAGGAGCTAGAGATGTCAAACCCATTGCAGAATTTGCACTTAAACAG GTAAAGGCACTTCTAAAGGAACGATTAGATGGAAAAGCAACCGGAGGATCAAATGGAAAATCTGAACCTAGTGCTTCAGTAGAACTGAATTCCAGCAATTTTGATGAGCTGGTGCTTAAAAGTAAAGAACTTTGGATTGTGGAGTTCTTTGCACCGTG gTGTGGACACTGTAAAAAATTGGCTCCTGAGTGGAAGAAGGCTGCTGGTAACTTAAAGGGGAAGGTGAAGCTGGGTCATGTTGACTGTGATGCAGAAAAG TCTTTAATGAGCAGGTTCAATGTTCAAGGATTTCCAACCATCTTAGTATTTGGTGCTGACAAAGATAGCCCAATACCCTATGAGGGTGCAAGAAGTGCCTCAGCAATTGAATCATTTGCTTTAGAGCAGCTGGAAACAAATATTGCACCTCCTGAAGTGACTGAGCTGACAGGCCCG GATGCCATGGAAGAGAAATGTGGGTCAGTCGCCATCTGTTTTGTATCTTTCCTCCCTGACATTCTGGATTCCAAGGCAGAAGGGAGGAACAAGTACATCCAGCAGTTATTATCAGTTGCAGAGAAGTTCAAAAGGAATTCATACAG CTATGTCTGGGTGGCAGCTGGGAAGCAGCCGGATCTTGAGAAGCGTGTAGGTGTTGGTGGGTATGGGTATCCTGCCTTGGTAGCATTGAATGTGAAGAAAGGTGCATTTGCGCCACTTAAGAGCGCATTTGAGCTTGACCATATTAT AGAATTTGTGAGGGAAGCTGGGCTTGGAGGAAAGGGCAATTTGCCTCTGGATGGCACTCCCGAGATTGTGAAGACAGAACCATGGGATGGTAAAGATGGGGAGATCATTGAAGAGGATGAATTCTCTCTCGAAGAACTCATGGGGGAAGATGCGGCAAGCAAGGATGAGTTATGA